In Flavobacterium okayamense, a single window of DNA contains:
- a CDS encoding GEVED domain-containing protein: MIKNYLLTVLTKNQKKLIFHFFVILTFFFTCEDLHSQTTTTVTTPGNYTFTVPCDVTSITVQAWGAGGAGGGTTANNSRGGGGGAGGSYASSVLTVTPGTIYNLTVGAGGTGANSAGASGQASWFGTVTTVYAQGGQGGAAPNGGTVAGGTGSTAASFGTTLIAGANGGNGTILTGGAGGNGANAGGAGGAARLTEGNGNNGTAPGGGGGGAYLPDNTNHSGGNGGNGEIRITYTSSLNTYCNPNFTTVEPITNVTFAGINNTTSNTVNGTPALESFCSIASVMQGSAVNPISIKGNTNGNYTNFIRAYFDWDQNGVFGNNANEIYDLGSIVNSTGIDAVTLTSNIAVPATAVIGNTRMRIIKNFNAYVTGPCVTNTFGQAEDYTVNVYAPLPCVAPTAQPTALILTPTGNTISGSFTAAVPAADNYLVVINTTGTPPTNPVNGTSYAIGATLGAGNTVVDNDTNTAFTATGLTPLTTYYFFIYSFNSACTGGPLYLTTGPLTGNTTTLVANYCTPSISNTYYPPTNYIRRISFVGTLQDVDNPSSYDTTAPYGYEDFTGLATKSIQAQGEGVNIYFETVASGYYKAWVDWNKDGDFADAGEAVYDVGGIAQSSTTFGFVIPPATPPGNYRVRLRMSGRNAAFMGTDAGFGWDSCTTNVAYYGETEDYLFTVIASCNAVITDVTDGVTCGPGTVNLSAVGSGGPSEYRWYANETGGTPLATTATGSWTTPSIGVTTDYWVTCFNGCESHVRTKVTAHVNPVATITFTPSVPEVCGENNVLSLTASGDVQETYLIDEDFESGLGVMSNQNIVTNGAPTDALTQWQTQTSTFVPAQQTWYPAIASGLSGNNFAMATSDVGAVTTHNAILSPVVDTSTYLDLTLSFDIFHSRYYVDGTNTALEYITVDVSTNGGAAWTEIDRYTTDQGYGTRFVNKTYDLSAYINQPNFRVRIRYYAEWCDGLAIDNFQLYGNVPLNTAFDWTAGAPVDAFQDAACTIPYVSGTPIVTVYIRPNLSQLENPTYSFTATAILSNGCSVSQNVSINNKTSVWKGTNSSDWSDPNNWLPVGVPDINTCVIIPDVTATNPSNINVGSYDAYGKTLQVKDDGVLNLVTGNTLTIQNFIEVGALGTFNVGNTASLIQIDNVANTGNINMDRFAFTDSNLDYVYWSTPVAGFSINNVTPSTSAFRYQWIPTVNNGGTYAGNFGNWAAASGAMTTGKGYIKRGLAGMTTFTGVPNNGDISIPISRSTYTGAPYAGPTATLVTNDDDNWNLLGNPYPSAISADAFLTANSANLNQFVKLWTHGIDPSGATADPFYQDFQLNYSVADYLTYNALGGTQFGYLGYIGAGQGFFTLMNDSGATTENAVFNNTMRSNTYANYQFFKNSSIESIEKHRIWLKLIAPSGSSSDILVGYATDASDEYDNKYDAISGREKATFELYSLIENETYAIQGRSLPFNTNDIISIGVVVPQNGIYTIAISNIDGLFEAGQDIYLEDVELGIIHDLKSAPYTFTSNTGRNNTRFKIRYTTNALGNDSFEVNNSVYVFTNEFINVNSSNLKIKDVVIFDLIGRILLNKKDLNTNNLTIDEINKSQSGIIINVTLEDGTIKTFKSVF, translated from the coding sequence ATGATAAAAAATTACTTACTTACTGTTTTAACCAAAAATCAAAAAAAATTAATTTTTCATTTTTTTGTAATCTTAACATTTTTTTTCACTTGTGAAGATTTACATTCACAAACTACAACAACAGTAACTACTCCCGGAAATTACACCTTTACAGTTCCTTGTGATGTAACTTCCATCACTGTGCAAGCATGGGGCGCTGGTGGCGCTGGTGGTGGAACCACAGCGAATAACTCTCGCGGCGGCGGCGGCGGCGCTGGTGGGTCTTATGCCTCTTCAGTTTTAACTGTAACTCCAGGAACTATTTACAATTTAACTGTTGGAGCTGGTGGCACAGGAGCAAATTCTGCAGGAGCAAGTGGCCAAGCGTCATGGTTTGGTACTGTAACAACAGTTTATGCTCAAGGCGGACAAGGCGGTGCAGCTCCTAACGGAGGTACTGTTGCCGGAGGAACCGGTTCTACTGCAGCTAGTTTTGGAACAACACTAATTGCTGGAGCTAATGGAGGCAATGGCACAATCCTTACAGGCGGTGCAGGCGGAAATGGAGCGAATGCAGGTGGCGCAGGAGGTGCGGCACGATTAACAGAAGGTAACGGAAATAATGGAACAGCTCCTGGCGGCGGCGGCGGCGGCGCTTATTTACCTGACAATACAAATCATTCAGGAGGTAATGGTGGAAATGGAGAAATAAGAATTACATACACTTCTTCTTTAAACACGTACTGCAATCCTAACTTTACTACTGTAGAACCAATTACTAATGTAACTTTTGCAGGCATTAACAATACCACTTCAAATACGGTTAACGGAACACCTGCATTGGAAAGTTTTTGTAGCATAGCATCTGTTATGCAAGGTTCAGCTGTTAATCCAATTTCAATAAAAGGCAATACAAATGGTAATTACACCAACTTCATAAGAGCTTACTTTGATTGGGATCAAAATGGAGTTTTTGGCAACAACGCAAATGAAATTTATGACCTTGGGTCTATTGTAAACTCAACAGGTATTGATGCTGTAACATTAACATCGAACATCGCTGTGCCAGCAACAGCAGTTATCGGAAATACGAGAATGCGTATAATAAAAAACTTCAATGCGTATGTTACAGGTCCTTGTGTAACAAATACATTTGGACAAGCTGAAGACTACACAGTTAATGTTTATGCACCCCTACCTTGTGTAGCTCCAACAGCACAACCAACAGCCTTGATTCTTACTCCAACAGGAAACACAATCTCAGGAAGTTTTACAGCTGCAGTTCCAGCTGCTGATAATTATTTAGTAGTAATAAACACAACTGGAACACCACCAACTAATCCAGTAAATGGTACTAGTTATGCAATCGGTGCAACTTTAGGCGCTGGTAATACAGTTGTAGACAACGACACTAATACCGCTTTTACCGCAACTGGATTAACTCCATTAACAACTTATTACTTTTTTATATATTCATTTAACTCTGCTTGTACAGGAGGGCCTTTGTATTTAACCACTGGTCCACTAACTGGAAACACTACAACTCTTGTCGCTAATTATTGCACTCCAAGCATAAGCAACACCTATTATCCTCCTACAAACTACATCAGAAGAATTAGTTTTGTAGGTACACTACAAGATGTTGACAACCCAAGTTCGTATGACACTACTGCTCCTTATGGTTATGAAGATTTTACTGGTTTAGCTACTAAAAGCATTCAAGCACAAGGGGAAGGAGTTAATATTTATTTTGAAACTGTTGCTTCTGGATATTATAAGGCTTGGGTCGACTGGAATAAAGATGGTGATTTTGCAGATGCAGGTGAAGCAGTTTATGATGTAGGTGGTATTGCTCAATCATCAACAACATTTGGTTTTGTAATACCTCCTGCTACACCACCTGGAAACTATAGAGTTCGTTTAAGAATGAGTGGAAGAAATGCCGCTTTCATGGGTACAGATGCAGGTTTTGGCTGGGATTCATGTACAACAAATGTTGCTTACTATGGTGAAACTGAAGATTATTTATTCACAGTCATTGCTAGTTGTAATGCGGTAATAACTGATGTGACTGATGGTGTAACTTGTGGACCAGGAACAGTTAATTTATCAGCAGTAGGCTCTGGAGGACCTTCAGAATATAGATGGTATGCAAATGAAACGGGCGGTACACCATTAGCAACAACTGCAACTGGTAGTTGGACTACTCCTTCAATTGGAGTAACAACTGATTATTGGGTAACTTGTTTTAATGGATGTGAATCTCACGTAAGAACAAAAGTTACTGCTCATGTAAACCCAGTTGCAACAATAACATTCACCCCTTCTGTACCTGAAGTATGTGGAGAAAACAATGTACTTTCTCTTACAGCATCTGGAGATGTTCAAGAAACTTACTTGATTGATGAAGATTTTGAATCTGGACTTGGAGTGATGTCAAACCAAAACATTGTAACAAATGGAGCTCCTACAGATGCATTAACGCAATGGCAAACTCAAACGAGTACATTCGTACCGGCGCAACAGACTTGGTATCCTGCAATTGCATCAGGTTTAAGTGGAAATAATTTTGCAATGGCTACATCAGACGTTGGAGCAGTAACTACTCATAATGCAATATTATCTCCAGTTGTTGATACAAGTACTTATTTAGATTTAACATTATCTTTTGATATTTTCCATTCTAGATATTATGTAGATGGAACAAATACAGCATTAGAATATATAACTGTAGACGTTTCAACAAATGGAGGTGCTGCATGGACTGAGATTGACAGATATACAACTGACCAAGGTTACGGAACACGTTTTGTAAACAAAACTTACGATTTAAGCGCATACATTAACCAACCAAACTTTAGAGTTAGAATTCGTTACTATGCAGAATGGTGTGATGGCTTAGCTATTGATAATTTCCAACTATATGGAAATGTCCCATTAAATACTGCTTTTGACTGGACAGCTGGAGCTCCAGTTGATGCATTCCAAGATGCAGCATGTACCATTCCTTATGTATCAGGAACACCTATTGTTACGGTATACATTAGACCAAATTTATCTCAGTTAGAAAATCCTACTTACAGTTTTACAGCAACTGCAATTTTATCTAATGGCTGTTCGGTAAGTCAAAACGTATCTATTAATAACAAAACTAGTGTATGGAAAGGAACAAATAGTTCAGATTGGAGCGATCCAAATAACTGGCTACCTGTTGGCGTACCAGACATAAATACTTGTGTAATCATTCCAGATGTTACTGCAACAAATCCTTCAAATATTAATGTAGGTAGTTATGATGCATATGGAAAAACTTTACAAGTAAAAGATGATGGTGTATTAAATTTAGTTACTGGAAATACTTTAACAATTCAAAATTTTATTGAAGTAGGTGCATTAGGAACTTTCAATGTTGGTAACACTGCTAGTTTAATTCAAATTGATAATGTTGCAAACACAGGTAACATTAACATGGATAGATTTGCTTTTACAGATAGTAATCTAGATTATGTATATTGGTCTACACCCGTAGCAGGTTTCAGTATTAATAATGTTACTCCTTCGACAAGTGCTTTTAGATACCAGTGGATTCCAACTGTAAATAACGGAGGGACATATGCAGGTAATTTTGGTAATTGGGCAGCGGCGAGTGGAGCTATGACAACAGGAAAAGGTTATATTAAAAGAGGGTTAGCAGGTATGACTACATTTACAGGAGTACCAAATAATGGTGATATTAGTATACCTATTTCTAGAAGTACCTACACAGGCGCTCCTTATGCTGGACCTACTGCCACTTTAGTAACGAATGATGATGACAACTGGAATTTATTAGGAAACCCGTATCCTTCAGCAATAAGTGCCGATGCATTCTTAACAGCAAATAGTGCTAATTTAAATCAATTTGTAAAATTATGGACACATGGTATCGATCCTTCTGGAGCGACTGCTGATCCATTTTATCAAGATTTTCAACTTAATTATAGTGTTGCTGATTATTTAACATACAATGCATTAGGAGGAACTCAATTTGGTTATTTAGGATATATTGGCGCTGGACAAGGATTCTTCACACTTATGAATGATTCGGGAGCCACTACTGAAAATGCTGTATTTAATAATACAATGCGTTCAAATACTTATGCTAATTACCAATTTTTCAAAAACAGTAGTATTGAAAGTATTGAGAAACATAGAATTTGGTTAAAACTAATAGCGCCTTCAGGTAGTTCTAGCGACATTCTTGTAGGTTACGCAACCGATGCATCTGATGAATATGACAACAAGTACGACGCAATATCTGGAAGAGAAAAAGCTACTTTTGAATTGTATTCACTTATTGAAAATGAAACTTATGCTATCCAAGGAAGAAGCTTACCTTTTAATACTAATGACATTATTTCAATTGGTGTAGTTGTTCCACAAAATGGTATATACACTATTGCGATTTCAAATATCGATGGACTATTTGAAGCAGGTCAAGATATTTATTTAGAAGATGTAGAACTTGGTATTATTCACGATTTAAAATCAGCTCCTTATACTTTTACTTCAAATACAGGAAGAAACAACACAAGGTTTAAGATTCGTTATACAACTAATGCTCTTGGAAATGATTCATTTGAAGTAAATAATTCGGTTTATGTATTTACTAATGAATTTATAAATGTTAATTCAAGTAATTTAAAAATTAAAGATGTAGTTATTTTTGATTTAATTGGAAGAATACTATTAAATAAAAAAGACTTAAATACTAACAACTTAACAATTGATGAAATTAATAAATCTCAAAGCGGCATAATTATAAATGTAACTTTAGAAGATGGAACTATTAAAACGTTTAAGTCTGTATTTTAG
- a CDS encoding 1-aminocyclopropane-1-carboxylate deaminase/D-cysteine desulfhydrase, whose amino-acid sequence MNQRVDIDFSNNIELSIKREDLLHPFISGNKFRKLKYNLKEAKQLRLKTLVTFGGAFSNHILATASAGKEYGFETIGIIRGNELENNYCKNPTLVKAEEFGMKFYFVDRESYRLKDKSDFFLNLKNELNDFYLVPEGGTNDLAIKGCEEILLEEDKQFDFVCCAVGTGGTITGLINSSRENQKIIGFPALKGDFLFNDIRKFAKKANWDLNLNYHFSGYGKVNSELIAFLNDFYNKTNIPLDPIYTGKMMFGVVELINKGYFPEDSKILVIHTGGLQGLKGINNMLKEKNSEFLIYEE is encoded by the coding sequence ATGAATCAAAGAGTCGATATAGATTTTTCCAATAACATTGAACTTAGTATTAAAAGAGAAGATTTATTACACCCTTTTATTTCAGGAAATAAGTTTAGAAAGTTAAAGTACAATTTAAAAGAAGCAAAGCAACTTCGCTTAAAAACTTTGGTGACTTTTGGGGGAGCTTTTTCAAATCATATCCTTGCAACTGCCTCAGCTGGTAAGGAATATGGTTTTGAAACGATTGGTATTATTCGTGGTAATGAATTAGAAAATAATTATTGTAAAAATCCAACTTTAGTTAAGGCTGAAGAGTTTGGAATGAAATTTTATTTTGTAGATAGAGAATCATATCGCTTAAAAGATAAAAGTGATTTTTTTTTAAATTTAAAAAATGAATTAAATGATTTTTATTTGGTTCCTGAAGGAGGAACAAATGATTTAGCTATAAAAGGTTGTGAAGAAATTCTTTTAGAAGAAGATAAGCAATTTGATTTTGTTTGTTGCGCTGTTGGTACAGGAGGAACAATTACTGGTTTAATTAATAGTTCACGTGAAAATCAAAAAATAATTGGATTTCCTGCATTAAAAGGAGATTTTTTATTTAATGATATTCGTAAATTTGCAAAGAAAGCCAATTGGGATTTAAATTTAAATTATCACTTCAGTGGATATGGTAAAGTAAATTCTGAATTGATAGCTTTTTTAAACGATTTTTACAATAAAACAAATATTCCTTTAGACCCTATATATACAGGTAAAATGATGTTTGGGGTTGTCGAATTGATTAATAAAGGATATTTTCCCGAAGATTCTAAAATACTTGTAATTCATACAGGTGGCTTACAAGGATTAAAAGGAATTAATAATATGTTAAAAGAAAAGAATAGCGAATTTTTGATTTATGAAGAATAA
- a CDS encoding glucosaminidase domain-containing protein, which yields MKNKILIGVLSILIYSCGSTNKVRTTTQKKDPRKVNKTETVVEKPQAQVKTEVPKKEESLEATSNVTTTATTVYDYINQFKEVAKGNMKDYKIPASITLAQGILESGAGKGRLCLEANNHFGIKCHTGWTGPSITHDDDALQECFRKYSDPADSYRDHSKFLTSRSRYNDLFQLDILDYKGWANGLKKAGYATDPKYPSKLIGIIERYQLFIYDHEVVAPNQVKSKVEETVAEIELLESKNSNKAEVYVVQKGDTLYSLSKRFNTTVENIKEVNNLKDNSLSIGQEIKIK from the coding sequence ATGAAGAATAAAATTTTAATTGGAGTATTATCTATTTTAATTTACAGTTGTGGTTCTACAAATAAGGTTCGAACTACAACTCAAAAAAAGGATCCTAGGAAAGTAAATAAGACTGAGACTGTAGTTGAAAAACCTCAAGCTCAAGTAAAAACTGAAGTTCCTAAAAAGGAAGAAAGTCTTGAAGCTACTTCAAATGTTACTACAACTGCTACTACAGTTTATGATTATATAAACCAGTTTAAAGAGGTTGCAAAAGGTAATATGAAAGATTATAAAATTCCTGCAAGTATTACATTGGCGCAAGGAATATTAGAATCTGGAGCTGGTAAAGGAAGATTATGTTTAGAAGCAAATAATCATTTCGGTATTAAATGTCATACTGGATGGACTGGGCCAAGTATAACACATGATGATGATGCTTTACAGGAATGTTTTAGAAAATATTCTGATCCTGCAGATTCCTATAGAGATCATTCTAAATTTTTAACTTCTAGAAGTCGTTATAATGATTTGTTTCAACTAGATATTTTAGATTATAAAGGATGGGCAAATGGGTTGAAAAAAGCTGGTTATGCTACGGATCCAAAGTACCCTTCTAAATTAATAGGAATTATAGAAAGATATCAATTGTTTATTTATGATCATGAAGTAGTTGCTCCAAATCAGGTAAAATCAAAAGTTGAAGAAACGGTTGCTGAGATTGAATTGTTGGAAAGTAAGAATTCAAATAAAGCAGAAGTCTATGTTGTTCAAAAAGGAGATACTCTTTATTCTTTATCAAAGCGATTTAATACAACTGTTGAAAATATAAAAGAAGTTAATAATTTAAAAGATAATTCATTGTCTATTGGACAAGAAATTAAAATAAAATAA
- a CDS encoding tail fiber domain-containing protein, with protein MKKILLLTLLFFSCLIFSQVGIGTTAPQGALDVSSNTDGLLIPRISLSATNVATVITPTTSELVYNTNTSAVGPNQVTPGFYYWNGTLWVRLNTASNDWALTGNSGTTAGTNFIGTTDAQDLRFKTNGINRMNISNTNGQIQSYYSGAAGTPAFSWNGDANTGVFQGGSDVLGFSTNGVERVKMNNTETVVNDGSTNYDFRIESDNRTNALFSDASLDAVIFGSTGTLFDDGNSFSTYTSFYSTTIDYVADFDRGTSRGTTMGLGSIEYLVDGEAELFISDNFSPISHITYDLGYENMWDDIYADDYWNISDLRAKKEVEPMKYGLNELMKLKTISYKLIDDPYQDQKIGLIAQEVNQFIPEATKTHNQKKNEKGEIKTEELKEIKVSYINLVPVLIKAIQEQQDQIDELKLKIQNLEK; from the coding sequence ATGAAAAAAATTTTGCTTTTAACCTTACTCTTTTTCAGTTGTTTAATTTTTTCTCAAGTTGGTATTGGAACTACAGCCCCGCAGGGTGCATTAGATGTATCCTCAAATACTGATGGTTTACTTATTCCAAGAATATCGTTATCAGCTACAAACGTTGCTACAGTGATCACACCTACAACTTCTGAATTAGTCTACAACACAAATACTTCTGCAGTAGGACCCAACCAAGTAACTCCAGGTTTTTATTATTGGAATGGAACATTATGGGTTAGACTTAATACTGCAAGTAACGATTGGGCTTTAACAGGTAATTCTGGAACAACTGCAGGCACAAATTTCATAGGAACAACAGATGCTCAAGATTTAAGGTTCAAAACAAACGGAATAAACAGAATGAACATTTCTAATACAAATGGTCAAATTCAATCTTATTACTCTGGTGCAGCTGGAACACCCGCATTCTCATGGAATGGTGATGCAAATACAGGTGTTTTCCAAGGAGGCTCAGATGTTTTAGGATTTTCTACTAATGGAGTTGAGAGAGTGAAAATGAACAATACAGAAACTGTTGTAAACGATGGAAGCACAAATTATGACTTTAGAATTGAATCAGACAATAGAACGAATGCTTTATTTTCAGATGCAAGTCTAGATGCAGTAATATTTGGTTCTACAGGAACATTATTTGACGATGGAAATTCTTTTTCTACATACACATCTTTTTATTCTACAACAATAGATTATGTTGCTGATTTTGATAGAGGAACGTCAAGAGGAACAACAATGGGACTTGGTTCAATAGAATATTTGGTAGACGGTGAAGCAGAACTTTTTATTAGTGACAACTTTTCTCCAATCTCACATATCACTTATGATTTAGGATATGAAAACATGTGGGATGATATATATGCTGATGATTATTGGAACATATCTGACTTACGTGCAAAAAAAGAAGTAGAACCAATGAAATATGGTTTAAATGAACTAATGAAATTAAAAACAATTTCCTATAAATTAATCGACGATCCTTATCAAGACCAAAAGATAGGATTAATTGCTCAAGAAGTTAATCAATTTATCCCAGAAGCAACTAAAACGCATAATCAAAAGAAAAATGAAAAAGGTGAAATTAAAACAGAAGAATTAAAAGAAATTAAAGTTTCATACATTAATCTAGTTCCTGTTTTAATAAAAGCAATTCAAGAGCAACAAGATCAAATAGATGAATTAAAATTAAAAATTCAGAATTTAGAAAAATAA
- a CDS encoding T9SS type A sorting domain-containing protein, whose translation MKKALLLSISLFFASQVEAQMYVSPSSYVYVNDQFVYVTQDVNLDNNGNFYLRNQSQLLQGTSAAGANSGLGNLSVYQEGTTNNFQYNYWCSPVGVPAAGAGNSNFGITRLFRPSVADKVTSTAASIVSSYDGVATNSSLSISNQWIWKYTAQNVYAPGGGGWVYVGSGSTVLPGQGFTMKGTSGSDNLVSDSNEGIQNNVGSAQRYDFRGKPYDGNMSATVSNVNGANYINLTLVGNPYPSAINLNYYLLENSGYIVNPSTGAVSGTGAGAQIDNTAYFWEHDKSANTHLVGGYVGGYGTYVPNMTNIANNGTYVAAPMNTYSADGESQTGSTAGSNVFERQFTPVGQGFMVHGAVPAGTVTVRNRYRVFVKEGVINNSQFERNSQVELSDEYWGEIPNVAGTDYTKIKKNGFDPNFKIHTRINDEVIYEDALVFGDIAEENFDYFDALCAYANASKVAYLTTPDGAEKLVISSQPFNIDSKFPLTFVTNEQSTFKVKVSDYSQFDLAENIYLHDKETGIYYDIKNSEYSANFQAGNYSNRFEITFKNLAVDLSNENAIVADSFQVFQNNGSGMLTVFNSMNKDVLELSLYDVTGKLVISKANLGKGQTIEVSTAGLSDGVYIVKLNTRDNFSVDKKVQIAR comes from the coding sequence ATGAAAAAAGCATTACTCTTATCTATTAGTTTATTTTTTGCTTCTCAAGTAGAAGCGCAGATGTATGTGAGTCCAAGCAGCTATGTTTACGTAAATGATCAATTCGTTTATGTAACACAAGATGTTAATTTGGATAATAACGGTAATTTTTATCTAAGAAATCAATCTCAATTGTTGCAGGGTACAAGTGCGGCAGGAGCTAATTCAGGCTTAGGGAATCTATCTGTTTATCAAGAAGGAACAACGAATAACTTTCAATATAATTATTGGTGTTCTCCGGTAGGCGTGCCTGCTGCGGGTGCAGGTAATTCGAATTTTGGTATAACAAGGTTATTTAGGCCATCTGTAGCTGATAAGGTAACAAGTACAGCTGCTTCAATTGTTTCTTCATATGACGGTGTTGCGACAAACTCATCTTTATCTATTTCAAATCAATGGATTTGGAAGTACACTGCGCAGAATGTATATGCTCCAGGAGGTGGTGGATGGGTTTATGTTGGTTCAGGTTCAACAGTTTTGCCTGGTCAAGGATTCACTATGAAAGGAACAAGTGGTAGTGATAATTTAGTTTCTGATAGTAATGAAGGAATACAAAATAATGTTGGAAGTGCTCAGCGTTATGATTTTAGAGGTAAACCTTATGATGGAAATATGTCTGCTACTGTTTCTAATGTTAATGGCGCAAATTACATTAATTTAACTCTAGTCGGAAATCCTTACCCTTCAGCGATAAATTTAAATTATTACTTGTTAGAAAATAGTGGTTACATTGTTAACCCTTCAACTGGTGCGGTAAGTGGGACTGGTGCAGGAGCTCAAATAGATAATACAGCATATTTTTGGGAACATGATAAGTCTGCAAATACTCATCTTGTAGGAGGATATGTTGGAGGGTATGGAACTTATGTCCCTAATATGACTAATATTGCAAACAATGGAACTTATGTTGCTGCTCCAATGAATACTTATTCTGCTGATGGAGAATCTCAAACAGGGAGTACTGCAGGGAGTAATGTTTTTGAAAGACAGTTTACTCCAGTAGGTCAAGGTTTCATGGTTCATGGTGCTGTTCCTGCTGGAACTGTAACGGTAAGAAACAGATATAGAGTTTTTGTTAAAGAAGGTGTGATTAATAACTCACAATTTGAAAGAAATTCTCAAGTAGAGTTAAGTGATGAATATTGGGGAGAAATTCCAAATGTTGCAGGTACTGATTATACGAAAATTAAGAAGAATGGTTTTGATCCAAACTTTAAAATTCATACTAGAATTAATGATGAAGTAATTTACGAGGATGCTTTAGTTTTTGGAGATATTGCTGAGGAAAATTTTGATTACTTTGATGCGTTGTGTGCTTATGCGAATGCTTCAAAAGTTGCTTACTTAACAACACCTGATGGTGCTGAAAAATTAGTAATTTCTTCACAGCCTTTCAATATAGATAGTAAATTTCCTTTAACTTTTGTTACAAACGAACAATCTACATTCAAAGTTAAAGTTAGTGATTATTCTCAATTTGATTTAGCTGAGAACATTTATTTACATGACAAAGAGACGGGTATTTATTACGATATAAAAAATAGTGAATATAGTGCAAACTTTCAAGCTGGAAATTATTCAAACAGATTTGAAATTACTTTCAAAAATTTAGCTGTTGATTTAAGTAATGAAAATGCTATAGTTGCTGATTCTTTCCAAGTATTCCAAAATAATGGATCAGGAATGTTAACTGTATTTAACTCAATGAATAAAGATGTTTTAGAACTATCTTTGTATGATGTTACTGGTAAATTAGTGATTTCTAAAGCTAATTTAGGGAAAGGTCAAACAATTGAAGTTTCAACTGCTGGTTTAAGTGATGGTGTTTACATTGTTAAATTAAATACAAGAGATAATTTTTCAGTTGATAAAAAAGTTCAAATCGCAAGATAA